From a single Candidatus Fusobacterium pullicola genomic region:
- a CDS encoding LytTR family transcriptional regulator DNA-binding domain-containing protein, producing MRIGLNVDENLKTLFDEISSLKYLDMENEEESLEMIDLVVIDSKKERLQEYLEEYRRKGILIIALIGENEVYKMRELFLSGLIDDCVLRKDIFKIEESIAKLLAQGKKYDIFYLSDTFKKGVYRFSEVNYITYSSVNRKVEFHLTDSEVFDIKKSFSEIEEGLKGIDSFYKLDRSTIININSIQILDYKEEQIIFKNREYIYTSKLKLKELESSYLKEKGQNFLIF from the coding sequence ATGAGAATAGGTTTAAATGTTGATGAAAATTTAAAAACCCTTTTTGATGAAATCTCCTCTTTAAAGTATTTGGATATGGAAAATGAGGAAGAGAGTTTAGAGATGATAGATTTAGTTGTAATAGACTCTAAAAAGGAGAGATTACAAGAGTATTTAGAGGAGTATAGGAGAAAGGGGATATTGATAATAGCTCTTATAGGAGAAAATGAGGTATATAAGATGAGAGAGCTATTTTTAAGTGGATTGATAGATGATTGTGTTCTCAGAAAAGATATTTTTAAAATAGAGGAGAGTATAGCAAAACTTTTAGCTCAAGGAAAAAAATATGATATATTCTATCTTTCAGATACTTTTAAAAAAGGGGTATATAGATTTTCAGAGGTAAACTACATCACATATTCAAGTGTGAATAGAAAGGTGGAATTTCATCTGACAGACTCAGAGGTGTTTGATATAAAGAAGAGTTTTTCAGAGATAGAGGAGGGACTAAAGGGGATAGATAGTTTCTATAAATTGGATAGAAGTACAATAATTAATATTAACTCAATTCAAATATTGGACTATAAAGAGGAGCAGATTATATTTAAAAACAGGGAGTATATATATACAAGTAAATTGAAATTAAAGGAGCTAGAGAGTAGTTATCTCAAGGAAAAAGGACAAAATTTCTTAATATTTTAA
- the hydF gene encoding [FeFe] hydrogenase H-cluster maturation GTPase HydF produces MIETPRGNRVHIAIYGRTNAGKSSLINKITNQDISLVSEMRGTTTDPVYKAMELLPIGPVVFIDTAGIDDTTELGELRVKKTKEILNKMDIALLLISTEVLLENQDLSYEKEWIREIKKREKPFIVILNKMDLVPEGKTQELIDRVKVELECEVSTVATSREESIQRIKAKLIEYAPKIIIEEKLIGDKIKVGDRVLLVAPQDIQAPKGRLILPQVQVIRDILDNGGIPTVVTLDNLKEGLAIFQGRPDLVITDSQVFKAIDEVLDRDVPLTSFSIIMARAKGDLDTLYRGAKRINELKDGDRVLIAEACTHHQLKGDIAREKLPMLLQKRAGNIVIDNCSGKNFPEDISKYSLVIHCGSCMLNRAETMSRLGVCSGQEIPITNFGMAIAEINGILDRVMEIFKEG; encoded by the coding sequence ATGATAGAGACACCAAGAGGAAATAGAGTACATATAGCAATATATGGAAGAACAAATGCTGGAAAGTCTAGTCTTATAAATAAAATAACTAATCAAGATATATCCCTTGTATCAGAGATGAGAGGAACGACGACTGACCCTGTGTATAAGGCTATGGAGCTTTTACCCATAGGACCAGTCGTATTCATAGATACTGCGGGGATAGATGATACTACTGAATTAGGAGAGTTAAGAGTAAAGAAGACAAAAGAGATTTTAAATAAGATGGATATAGCTCTTCTGTTGATTTCTACAGAGGTATTATTAGAAAATCAAGATTTAAGTTATGAAAAAGAGTGGATAAGAGAGATAAAAAAGAGAGAGAAACCATTTATAGTAATCTTAAATAAGATGGATTTAGTACCAGAGGGGAAAACTCAAGAGCTAATAGATAGAGTAAAAGTAGAGTTAGAGTGTGAAGTGAGTACAGTGGCTACCTCAAGAGAGGAGAGTATACAGAGAATAAAGGCTAAACTTATAGAGTATGCTCCAAAAATAATTATAGAGGAAAAGTTAATAGGAGATAAGATAAAAGTAGGAGATAGAGTTTTATTAGTAGCTCCACAGGATATACAAGCTCCAAAGGGAAGATTGATTTTACCTCAAGTACAGGTTATTAGAGATATATTGGACAATGGAGGAATACCAACAGTTGTAACTCTTGATAATCTAAAAGAGGGACTGGCTATATTTCAAGGAAGGCCAGATTTAGTTATAACAGATTCTCAAGTATTTAAAGCTATAGATGAGGTATTGGATAGAGATGTTCCCCTTACATCATTCTCTATAATTATGGCAAGAGCTAAGGGGGATTTAGATACTCTATATAGAGGAGCAAAGAGAATAAATGAATTAAAAGATGGAGATAGAGTTCTTATAGCTGAGGCTTGTACACATCATCAATTAAAAGGGGATATAGCAAGGGAAAAATTACCTATGTTACTACAAAAGAGAGCTGGAAATATTGTGATAGATAACTGCTCTGGAAAGAATTTTCCTGAGGATATCTCAAAGTATAGCCTAGTGATACACTGTGGTTCATGTATGTTAAATAGAGCAGAAACTATGAGCAGATTAGGAGTATGTTCAGGACAAGAGATTCCAATTACAAATTTTGGAATGGCAATAGCAGAGATTAATGGAATATTGGATAGAGTGATGGAGATTTTCAAGGAGGGATAA
- a CDS encoding DUF1456 family protein: protein MTNNDILRRVRYALNIKDKTMLDIFKYGENPITHEDLLNLLKREGEEDFLKCNNRALESFLDGLIILKRGKQEPKDGKEYTPVKMTKNNINNIILKKLKIALSLKSEDMLHIFKLAGLELSPSELSAVFRKEDHKNYRECGDKYIRNFLKGLTIYYRG from the coding sequence ATGACAAACAATGATATCTTAAGAAGAGTTAGATATGCTCTGAATATAAAAGATAAAACAATGCTAGATATATTTAAGTATGGAGAAAATCCAATTACTCATGAGGATTTATTAAATCTTTTAAAAAGAGAAGGAGAAGAGGATTTTTTAAAGTGTAATAATAGAGCTTTAGAATCATTCCTAGATGGATTGATTATCTTAAAAAGAGGTAAGCAAGAGCCAAAAGATGGAAAAGAGTATACACCTGTAAAGATGACTAAAAATAATATTAATAATATTATATTAAAAAAGTTAAAAATAGCACTTTCATTAAAGAGTGAAGATATGTTACATATTTTTAAATTAGCGGGACTTGAGTTATCTCCTTCAGAATTAAGTGCAGTTTTTAGAAAAGAGGACCACAAAAATTATAGGGAGTGTGGAGATAAGTATATTAGAAACTTTTTGAAAGGATTAACTATTTATTATAGAGGATAG
- a CDS encoding [FeFe] hydrogenase, group A, translating to MSDKGFILQSSYGSVFSVVEDLEEKVGEQNNEKLVTIAGRVNNPATIEIPENSTLRDVIELVGGIKNKKNFKAAQFGLPFGGFLTAGSLDKVIDFSLFPEGVEKNIIILSEEDCIITFAKFYIEFLIGKVKNSEYEQYFQVENEIERIWRILDRISKGKATMRDVYLLRYLSETIKTKLNQKHNLILESIEQFYGEIEEHIEEHRCPAGECIHLLKFRITDKCIGCTACARVCPVKCIDGKLKEKHTIDNDRCTHCGQCVAACPVGAIFEGDHTLNLLRDLATPNKKVVVQVAPAVRVAIGEAFGFEPGTNVEKKLVGALKKLGVDYVFDTTWAADMTVMEEAAEFQERLERYYNGDDTVKLPILTSCCPAWVKFIEQNYPDMMDVPSTAKSPMEIFSTIAKDIWAKEQGYRREEIASVAIMPCLAKKYEAARPEFSRGDNYDTDYVISTRELIKIFKESGIDLNDVEEMEFDNPLGQYSGAGIIFGRTGGVIEAATRTTVEMITGSHLDNIDFTELRGWDGFRVAELTIGHIELRIGVAHGLEEAAKMLDKIRAGEEFFHAIEIMACKGGCIGGGGQPKALKKQIALEKRAEGLNEIDRNLEIRRSHENPFVKAMYDKYLDYPLSHKAHELLHTKYFPKIK from the coding sequence ATGTCAGATAAAGGATTCATTCTTCAAAGTTCATATGGTTCAGTTTTCTCAGTAGTAGAAGATTTAGAGGAAAAAGTTGGAGAGCAAAACAATGAAAAATTAGTAACAATAGCAGGAAGGGTAAACAACCCAGCAACTATTGAAATTCCAGAAAATTCAACTTTAAGAGATGTTATTGAATTAGTTGGAGGAATAAAAAATAAAAAGAATTTTAAAGCTGCTCAATTCGGACTTCCATTTGGAGGATTTTTAACAGCTGGAAGTTTAGATAAGGTTATAGACTTTTCTCTTTTCCCAGAGGGAGTAGAAAAAAATATAATTATCTTATCAGAAGAGGACTGTATAATAACTTTTGCTAAATTCTATATAGAATTCTTAATCGGAAAAGTAAAAAATAGTGAATATGAGCAATATTTCCAAGTAGAAAATGAGATAGAGAGAATTTGGAGAATATTAGATAGAATTTCTAAAGGTAAAGCTACAATGAGAGATGTTTACCTATTAAGATATCTATCAGAAACAATTAAAACAAAATTAAATCAAAAACATAATTTAATTTTAGAAAGTATAGAGCAATTTTATGGTGAAATAGAGGAGCATATCGAAGAGCATAGATGTCCAGCTGGAGAGTGTATCCACCTATTAAAATTTAGAATTACAGATAAATGTATTGGATGTACAGCTTGTGCAAGAGTGTGTCCAGTAAAATGTATAGATGGAAAATTAAAAGAGAAACACACAATAGATAATGACAGATGTACTCACTGTGGACAATGTGTTGCTGCATGTCCAGTAGGAGCTATATTTGAAGGGGACCACACGTTAAATCTATTAAGAGATTTAGCAACTCCAAATAAAAAAGTTGTTGTTCAAGTAGCACCAGCTGTTAGAGTTGCAATAGGAGAGGCTTTTGGATTTGAGCCAGGAACAAACGTTGAGAAAAAATTAGTAGGAGCTCTTAAAAAATTAGGAGTAGATTATGTATTTGATACAACTTGGGCTGCTGATATGACAGTAATGGAAGAAGCTGCTGAATTCCAAGAAAGATTAGAAAGATATTATAATGGAGATGATACAGTAAAACTTCCAATACTAACTTCATGTTGTCCAGCTTGGGTAAAATTCATTGAGCAAAACTATCCAGATATGATGGACGTACCATCTACAGCTAAATCACCTATGGAGATATTCTCAACAATAGCAAAGGATATCTGGGCTAAAGAGCAAGGATATAGAAGAGAAGAGATAGCTTCAGTTGCAATTATGCCATGTCTTGCTAAAAAATATGAGGCAGCTAGACCTGAGTTCTCAAGAGGAGATAACTATGATACTGACTATGTAATCTCTACAAGAGAGTTAATAAAAATATTCAAAGAGTCTGGAATTGACCTAAATGATGTTGAAGAGATGGAATTTGATAATCCATTAGGACAATACTCTGGAGCAGGAATAATCTTCGGAAGAACAGGAGGAGTTATTGAAGCTGCTACTAGAACAACTGTTGAAATGATTACAGGAAGTCATTTAGATAATATAGACTTTACTGAATTAAGAGGTTGGGATGGATTCAGAGTTGCTGAGTTAACAATAGGTCATATTGAACTTAGAATTGGAGTTGCCCACGGATTAGAAGAAGCAGCAAAAATGCTAGATAAGATAAGAGCAGGAGAAGAGTTCTTCCACGCTATTGAAATCATGGCATGTAAAGGTGGATGTATCGGTGGTGGTGGACAGCCGAAAGCACTGAAAAAGCAAATAGCTCTAGAAAAGAGAGCAGAAGGATTAAACGAGATAGATAGAAACTTAGAAATAAGAAGATCTCACGAAAATCCATTTGTAAAAGCTATGTATGATAAGTACTTAGATTATCCATTAAGCCATAAGGCACATGAATTACTACATACAAAATATTTCCCAAAAATAAAATAA
- a CDS encoding FprA family A-type flavoprotein, with amino-acid sequence MYFCTEITNSVTWIGVNDRKTERFENYMPLPYGVTYNSYFIDDEKTCVIDAVELGSASTFLDKIVECLKGRKLDYIVVNHVEPDHSSGLKEVIRLFPEVKIVGNAKTLGMLQAFTPDFPVEHFVTIKEGDILDLGTHKLTFAMMPMVHWPESMVTYDITDKILFSNDAFGSFGTLDGGIFDDQVNFEFYQSEMRRYYSNIVGKYGPQVVNAIKKLGGLEIKFICPSHGLIWRTDIAKVVSLYETWAKLEPETEGVVIVYGSMYGNTAKMAEIIGRKLNCCGIKEIKIYDASKTDLSFIISEIWKYKGLIIGSCAHNNSVYPKIQPLLHKLENYGLKNRYVGIFGSMMWSGGGVRGIQAFADALNGVEVVGEPVEVKGSPKAEDVAKLEAIAEEMAAKLIAERM; translated from the coding sequence ATGTATTTTTGTACAGAGATTACAAATAGTGTAACTTGGATAGGTGTTAACGACAGAAAAACAGAAAGATTTGAAAACTACATGCCTCTACCTTATGGGGTAACTTACAACTCTTATTTCATCGATGATGAGAAGACTTGTGTAATTGATGCAGTTGAATTAGGAAGTGCTTCAACATTTTTAGATAAAATAGTTGAATGTTTAAAGGGAAGAAAATTAGATTATATAGTTGTAAACCACGTTGAGCCAGACCATTCAAGTGGACTAAAAGAAGTTATCAGATTATTTCCAGAAGTTAAAATCGTAGGAAATGCTAAAACACTAGGAATGTTACAAGCTTTCACACCTGATTTCCCAGTAGAACACTTTGTAACTATTAAAGAGGGAGATATTCTTGATTTAGGAACTCATAAATTAACTTTTGCTATGATGCCAATGGTACACTGGCCAGAATCAATGGTTACTTATGATATAACTGATAAAATATTATTCTCAAATGATGCTTTTGGAAGTTTTGGAACATTAGATGGTGGAATATTTGATGATCAAGTAAATTTTGAGTTCTATCAAAGCGAAATGAGAAGATATTATTCTAATATAGTTGGAAAATATGGTCCTCAAGTTGTAAATGCTATTAAAAAATTAGGTGGATTAGAGATAAAATTCATCTGTCCATCTCACGGATTAATATGGAGAACAGATATTGCAAAAGTTGTATCATTATATGAAACTTGGGCAAAATTAGAGCCAGAAACAGAAGGAGTAGTAATAGTTTACGGAAGTATGTATGGAAATACTGCTAAAATGGCTGAGATAATTGGAAGAAAACTAAACTGTTGTGGAATAAAAGAGATTAAAATCTATGACGCTTCTAAGACAGATTTAAGTTTTATTATTAGTGAAATCTGGAAATACAAAGGATTAATTATAGGTTCTTGTGCACACAACAACTCTGTATATCCTAAAATTCAACCATTACTACACAAATTAGAAAACTATGGATTAAAGAATAGATATGTTGGAATTTTTGGAAGCATGATGTGGAGCGGTGGAGGAGTAAGAGGAATCCAAGCTTTTGCTGATGCTTTAAATGGTGTAGAAGTTGTAGGAGAACCAGTAGAAGTGAAAGGGTCTCCAAAAGCTGAAGATGTTGCAAAACTAGAAGCTATAGCTGAAGAAATGGCAGCAAAATTAATAGCTGAAAGAATGTAA
- a CDS encoding alanine:cation symporter family protein, translating to MSFILNFFYGLNDFLWSYVLIVMLVGLGIYFTVRTGFVQFKMLKEMFLLLGEGALKGKDGHNGISSFQAFCISTASRVGTGNLAGVAIAISIGGPGAVFWMWVMAIIGASSSFVESTLAQIYKEREGDHFRGGPAYYMEKALGQKWMGILFSIIISIVFGLIFNSVQANTITLAFEKAFSVNRGALGIVLSIMTAIIIFGGVKRIAKFVEYIVPIMAVAYVLIALFVIVKNIGMIPHVFGQIIEGAFGFNQAIGGGVGTIVMQGVKRGLFSNEAGMGSAPNAAATANVSHPVKQGLIQTLGVFTDTLLICSATAFIILISGESFKGVSDGIQLTQDALVSQVGSWGSIFIAICIFMFAFSSVIGNYYYGEANIEFLNGSKFILNIYRAFVVGMVMFGSLAKIQVVWDMADLFMGIMAIINLIAIGLLGKFAIAALKDYISQKRKGLNPQFRKSSIPGLKNVECWED from the coding sequence GTGAGTTTTATTTTAAATTTTTTTTATGGATTAAATGACTTTTTATGGTCATATGTTTTAATTGTAATGTTAGTTGGTTTGGGGATTTATTTCACAGTTAGAACTGGATTTGTTCAATTTAAAATGTTAAAAGAGATGTTTTTACTATTAGGGGAAGGTGCATTAAAAGGTAAAGATGGACATAATGGTATATCTTCATTTCAGGCATTTTGTATCTCTACAGCGTCAAGGGTAGGAACTGGAAACTTAGCTGGAGTAGCTATAGCTATATCAATAGGGGGGCCTGGTGCTGTATTTTGGATGTGGGTTATGGCAATTATTGGAGCAAGTTCTAGTTTTGTTGAAAGTACTCTTGCACAAATTTACAAAGAAAGAGAAGGAGATCATTTTAGAGGTGGTCCTGCTTACTATATGGAAAAAGCCTTAGGACAAAAATGGATGGGAATTTTATTCTCTATAATTATCTCAATAGTTTTCGGGCTAATTTTTAACTCTGTACAAGCAAATACTATAACACTAGCTTTTGAAAAAGCATTTTCTGTAAATAGAGGAGCTTTAGGTATAGTTTTATCTATTATGACAGCGATTATAATATTTGGTGGAGTTAAAAGAATTGCAAAGTTTGTTGAATACATAGTTCCAATAATGGCTGTAGCCTATGTTTTAATAGCATTATTTGTAATAGTTAAAAATATTGGTATGATTCCACATGTATTTGGACAAATAATAGAAGGAGCATTTGGATTTAATCAAGCTATTGGAGGAGGAGTTGGAACTATAGTCATGCAAGGTGTTAAAAGAGGGTTATTCTCTAATGAAGCTGGTATGGGAAGTGCTCCTAATGCCGCAGCAACTGCTAATGTATCTCACCCTGTTAAACAAGGATTAATTCAAACTCTGGGAGTATTTACAGATACTTTATTAATCTGTTCTGCAACTGCTTTCATAATTCTTATCTCTGGTGAAAGTTTTAAGGGAGTTTCAGATGGAATACAACTTACTCAAGATGCTCTTGTTTCTCAAGTTGGTAGCTGGGGATCTATCTTTATAGCAATCTGTATATTTATGTTTGCTTTCTCATCTGTAATAGGAAACTATTATTATGGAGAAGCTAATATAGAATTTTTAAATGGAAGTAAATTTATATTAAATATATATAGAGCCTTTGTTGTAGGAATGGTTATGTTTGGTAGTTTAGCTAAAATACAAGTGGTATGGGATATGGCAGATTTATTTATGGGAATAATGGCAATTATAAATCTAATAGCTATTGGACTTTTAGGAAAGTTTGCAATAGCAGCCTTAAAAGATTATATCTCTCAAAAACGTAAGGGATTAAATCCACAATTTAGAAAATCATCTATTCCTGGACTTAAAAATGTTGAATGTTGGGAAGATTAA
- the recR gene encoding recombination mediator RecR, producing the protein MATKSLERLIDEFNKLPGIGRKSAARLAFHVLEMREEQVESFITALREAKEVIKRCPKCGDFCERELCDICSDELRDTHTICVVEDSRDVISFEKMGKYKGLYHILGGKIAPLNGITPDKLNIKSLLERVAVDEIEEVILALNPDLEGETTALYLTKLLKPFGVKVTKIASGIPMGGNIEFADSATISRALEGRQEV; encoded by the coding sequence ATGGCAACTAAGAGTTTAGAAAGACTTATAGATGAATTTAATAAGCTTCCGGGAATAGGGAGAAAGAGTGCAGCAAGACTTGCCTTTCATGTATTGGAGATGAGAGAGGAGCAGGTAGAAAGCTTTATAACAGCTCTTCGTGAGGCAAAGGAGGTAATTAAAAGATGTCCAAAGTGTGGAGATTTTTGTGAAAGAGAGCTTTGTGATATCTGTAGTGATGAGTTAAGAGATACACATACTATATGTGTAGTAGAGGATAGTAGAGATGTAATATCCTTTGAAAAAATGGGAAAATATAAGGGACTATACCATATATTAGGGGGAAAAATAGCTCCACTAAATGGGATTACCCCTGATAAGCTGAATATAAAATCCCTTTTGGAGAGAGTGGCAGTAGATGAGATAGAAGAGGTAATATTGGCACTAAATCCAGACTTAGAGGGGGAAACAACAGCTCTATATCTTACGAAGTTATTGAAACCCTTTGGAGTAAAGGTTACTAAGATAGCTAGTGGAATACCAATGGGAGGAAATATAGAGTTCGCAGATAGTGCTACTATATCAAGAGCTTTAGAGGGAAGACAAGAGGTATAA